The proteins below are encoded in one region of Sulfolobus sp. A20:
- a CDS encoding amidohydrolase family protein: MFIENARLLDGKVVNIRIDDNIITCIGSCEKDDTVLDAQGNLVIPPYFNMHFHLDSAFTQAVNKSGTLWEGIRLWKEVKNRITEEDVIKNALTAVKLMVAYGTLWIRTHVDITEGNFKLLNAILKVKEISKEIADIQVTAFPQDGIFTDKGNDELLFKAIERGADNVGLIPHNETTREDGVKSVSFAFEIAKQFDKDIDGHIDETDDPNSRFLEVLVKETISNSWEGRVTAGHVTAMHSWDSSYRYRILPFVAKAKVTVIPNPLVNAVLQGRLEGYPKRRGMAPIKEMLSFGVNVALGHDCIMDPWYPLGIGNMLQVLFMAIHLDQLTGEEELKRSIDLITFNSAKAWKIRNYGIEVGNEANLLVTDAIDLIDLIRFMEPPKYVIRKGKVIAMDGKKILFNGKWEEVKKRP; encoded by the coding sequence ATGTTTATAGAGAACGCCAGATTGTTAGATGGAAAGGTAGTTAATATAAGAATAGATGACAATATAATAACGTGTATTGGAAGCTGTGAAAAAGATGATACCGTTTTAGACGCTCAAGGCAATTTAGTCATACCTCCATATTTTAATATGCATTTTCACTTAGATAGTGCTTTCACTCAAGCAGTGAATAAGAGCGGAACTTTATGGGAGGGAATAAGACTATGGAAGGAAGTGAAGAACCGGATAACGGAAGAAGATGTAATCAAAAATGCCTTAACTGCTGTAAAACTCATGGTTGCTTATGGCACTTTATGGATTAGAACGCATGTAGACATTACTGAGGGGAATTTCAAATTGCTGAATGCTATACTGAAAGTAAAGGAAATCTCTAAGGAGATAGCTGACATACAAGTTACAGCCTTTCCCCAAGACGGCATATTCACAGATAAAGGCAACGATGAGCTATTGTTTAAGGCAATAGAAAGAGGAGCGGACAATGTAGGTTTAATCCCACATAATGAGACAACTAGGGAGGATGGAGTTAAATCTGTAAGTTTCGCCTTCGAGATAGCTAAACAATTTGATAAAGATATAGACGGTCATATTGATGAAACGGATGATCCTAATTCAAGATTTTTAGAAGTATTAGTCAAGGAAACGATAAGTAATTCTTGGGAGGGAAGAGTAACAGCAGGTCATGTTACGGCAATGCATAGTTGGGACTCTTCATACAGATATAGGATTTTACCCTTTGTCGCAAAGGCTAAAGTTACTGTTATACCTAATCCTTTGGTCAACGCTGTCCTACAAGGTAGGTTAGAAGGTTATCCTAAGAGGAGAGGGATGGCTCCAATAAAAGAAATGTTAAGTTTTGGAGTTAATGTAGCATTGGGACATGATTGCATTATGGACCCATGGTATCCTTTAGGAATAGGTAATATGCTACAAGTATTATTCATGGCTATTCACTTAGATCAGTTGACTGGAGAGGAAGAACTTAAGAGATCAATAGATTTGATAACATTTAATTCTGCTAAGGCTTGGAAAATAAGGAATTATGGAATAGAAGTCGGAAATGAGGCTAACTTACTAGTTACTGACGCGATAGATTTAATAGATTTAATCAGATTTATGGAACCGCCAAAATACGTAATTAGGAAAGGTAAGGTTATTGCAATGGATGGGAAGAAAATTCTATTTAATGGAAAATGGGAGGAAGTTAAGAAAAGACCATAA
- a CDS encoding ferredoxin family protein, with amino-acid sequence MINVLKRLSLNKYNVNKNSHIAVDTNICLTCKDKPCTKVCPAGTYEPSPDGRIIVHYERCLECGAALVACPYNAIKFTFPEGGVTYKYG; translated from the coding sequence ATGATAAACGTCCTCAAAAGACTATCATTAAATAAATATAATGTAAACAAGAATAGTCATATCGCAGTTGATACTAATATTTGCTTAACTTGTAAAGATAAACCTTGCACTAAAGTATGTCCAGCTGGAACATATGAACCTTCGCCAGATGGAAGAATTATTGTACATTATGAGCGATGTTTAGAATGTGGAGCTGCCTTGGTAGCATGTCCATACAATGCAATAAAGTTTACGTTTCCGGAAGGTGGTGTAACTTATAAATATGGATAA
- a CDS encoding pyruvate oxidase, which produces MPSVAEVIVKVLEDSGIERMYGIPGDSIDPLVDAIRRSKVKYVQVRHEEGAAFAASVEAKITGKPVACMGTSGPGSIHLLNGLYDAKMDHSPVIAFTGQVESDMIGHDYFQEVNLTRLFEDVAVFNQILINPDNAEYIVRRAIREAITKRGVAHVNLPVDILRKSSEYKGEKKTETVKVEYTIDFTKVKEMIKQSEKPVLLIGGGARGLGEQINKFAERVGSPIIYALNGKGILPDLDPKVMGGIGLLGTKPSITAMDKADLLIMLGTSFPYVNFLNREAKVIQVDIDASNIGKRLNVDLALPIPASEFLKVEVEEKQNKFYEELKGQKEDWLDSISKQENSIEKPMKPQRVAYLVSQKCKEDAVIITDTGNVTMWTARHFRASGKQTFVFSAWLGSMGIGVPGAVGASFAVNNMRQVIAFAGDGGFAMTMMELITAKKYNLPIKIIIYNNSKLGMIKFEQEVMGYPEWGVDLYNPDFVKLAEAMGFKGYRLEEPKEAEGVIEEFLNTEGPAVLDAIVDPNERPMPPKLTFKQAGEYVLSIFREKLQGL; this is translated from the coding sequence ATGCCATCTGTAGCTGAAGTAATAGTAAAAGTATTAGAGGATAGTGGGATTGAAAGAATGTATGGAATTCCAGGGGACTCAATTGATCCTCTAGTTGATGCGATAAGACGTTCCAAAGTAAAATACGTGCAAGTGAGGCATGAAGAGGGCGCGGCTTTTGCAGCTTCAGTAGAGGCTAAAATTACAGGAAAACCTGTAGCCTGTATGGGAACATCTGGTCCAGGTTCTATACACCTCTTAAATGGTTTATATGATGCAAAGATGGATCATTCGCCGGTAATAGCATTTACTGGTCAAGTAGAGTCTGATATGATTGGGCATGACTACTTCCAAGAGGTTAATTTAACAAGATTGTTTGAAGACGTCGCAGTCTTCAATCAGATATTGATAAATCCAGATAATGCTGAATATATCGTAAGAAGAGCGATAAGAGAAGCAATAACTAAGAGAGGAGTTGCTCATGTAAATCTACCTGTTGACATTTTGAGAAAATCTTCTGAGTATAAGGGTGAAAAGAAGACTGAGACAGTAAAGGTAGAGTACACTATAGATTTCACTAAAGTCAAGGAGATGATAAAGCAGAGTGAGAAACCAGTTCTATTAATTGGGGGAGGAGCTAGAGGCTTGGGTGAGCAGATTAACAAGTTCGCTGAAAGAGTAGGTTCACCTATAATATACGCCCTAAACGGTAAGGGAATACTACCTGATCTAGATCCTAAGGTGATGGGAGGAATCGGTCTCCTAGGAACTAAGCCATCAATCACTGCAATGGATAAGGCTGACTTACTTATAATGTTAGGTACATCATTTCCCTATGTTAATTTTCTCAATAGAGAAGCTAAAGTTATACAAGTAGATATTGATGCATCAAACATAGGGAAGAGACTAAATGTCGATTTAGCTCTTCCAATACCAGCTAGCGAATTCCTAAAGGTAGAGGTAGAGGAGAAGCAAAACAAGTTCTACGAAGAGTTAAAGGGGCAAAAAGAGGACTGGCTAGACTCAATATCTAAGCAAGAGAATAGCATAGAGAAGCCGATGAAACCACAGAGGGTAGCTTATTTAGTATCTCAGAAGTGTAAAGAAGATGCAGTTATTATAACTGATACTGGTAACGTAACAATGTGGACTGCCAGACATTTCAGAGCATCCGGAAAACAAACTTTTGTCTTCTCAGCATGGTTGGGATCCATGGGGATTGGAGTACCAGGGGCTGTTGGTGCTTCGTTTGCCGTGAATAACATGAGACAAGTTATCGCTTTTGCGGGGGATGGTGGGTTTGCCATGACGATGATGGAATTGATAACAGCTAAGAAATACAATTTGCCTATTAAGATAATAATATATAATAATTCTAAACTAGGAATGATAAAATTTGAACAAGAAGTAATGGGTTATCCAGAATGGGGTGTTGATCTTTATAACCCTGATTTTGTGAAGCTGGCTGAGGCTATGGGATTTAAGGGATATAGGCTTGAAGAGCCAAAAGAAGCTGAGGGGGTAATTGAGGAATTCCTAAACACTGAAGGACCAGCAGTATTAGATGCTATAGTAGACCCTAACGAGAGACCAATGCCACCTAAACTTACGTTTAAGCAAGCTGGCGAATACGTGCTATCAATCTTCAGAGAAAAGTTGCAGGGGTTATGA
- a CDS encoding MFS transporter has product MNKDQFFLVISSSLFGISMGANTIIISLYFKSLGLSPLTIGEILSLSVIIGSVISLIFSFLGDMYGRKKFAIISRSVTTVSTFLLFLGYPIAYVFSLGWGSGNLIFSMLAEKSNNVQRLLGLRQSLSIFLSVFGSLLPLLLTYKEILLLEVFINLMALALIIPVEENYRGNRSFNLKSIGVISKFSTEALIGLGAGLVIPLMSLWFNLRFDVTASEMSPIFAIAELSLAFSSYLSIVIAEKIGEVNTIIYFHSVAIALLFILPFSPSFFVASIVFVVRNVLMNMTSPVFQTMILKLVPENERSRANGIVNLMSSIPRAFGPSIGGYFFNLGNLYFPFFITGTLYSLSTVLFFLFFRKTS; this is encoded by the coding sequence GTGAATAAAGATCAGTTTTTCTTAGTTATTTCTTCTTCACTTTTCGGAATTTCAATGGGAGCGAATACGATAATTATTTCTCTATATTTCAAATCTTTAGGCTTGTCTCCCTTAACTATTGGTGAGATATTATCTTTATCAGTGATCATAGGTTCCGTGATTTCTCTAATCTTCTCCTTCTTGGGGGACATGTATGGAAGGAAAAAATTTGCAATAATAAGTAGATCAGTGACTACGGTCTCCACGTTTCTTCTCTTTCTAGGATATCCTATTGCTTACGTTTTTTCCCTAGGATGGGGGTCCGGAAACCTAATTTTCTCCATGTTAGCTGAAAAGTCCAATAATGTTCAGAGGCTTTTGGGATTAAGGCAAAGTCTATCTATATTTTTATCTGTTTTCGGAAGTCTTTTACCACTATTATTAACCTACAAAGAGATACTCTTGCTTGAAGTATTTATCAATTTAATGGCTTTAGCCCTAATAATTCCAGTTGAAGAAAATTATAGAGGAAATAGAAGTTTTAATCTAAAGAGTATAGGTGTGATTTCAAAGTTTTCAACTGAAGCATTAATAGGTTTAGGAGCAGGATTAGTTATTCCTTTAATGTCGTTATGGTTTAATCTAAGGTTTGATGTGACTGCATCTGAGATGAGTCCAATTTTTGCAATTGCAGAACTGTCGTTAGCTTTCAGCAGTTATCTCTCCATAGTAATAGCTGAAAAAATTGGGGAAGTGAATACGATAATATATTTTCACTCAGTTGCAATAGCATTATTGTTCATACTTCCTTTCTCCCCTTCATTTTTTGTAGCCTCAATAGTTTTCGTAGTCAGAAATGTTTTAATGAACATGACTTCACCAGTTTTCCAAACCATGATACTTAAACTTGTTCCAGAGAACGAAAGAAGTAGAGCAAACGGGATAGTCAATTTGATGAGCTCTATACCAAGAGCTTTTGGACCAAGTATAGGAGGTTATTTCTTCAACCTAGGGAATCTTTATTTCCCATTTTTTATAACTGGTACGCTGTACTCCTTGTCTACAGTATTATTCTTTTTATTTTTCAGAAAAACTTCTTAA
- a CDS encoding AAA family ATPase, with amino-acid sequence MVCEIPRVTVTTWSSKGVILVGPTYRKYLEKALLVIKNHEVASVVGQPGMGKTTLLKKIEEVSSKEDMPIYLDLANKESIDKEFWTKLNVFSLKNRALSVLSQNKSKFGYSFWKRILGIRFEEWLEKVCGRYDDPYLRIYCMSYDRNLDGMINALRDIKSFVNQRNIILLIDEIRENHLALLHRLINAGLEIPIIMAIPTDIYSKISDLAIRRRIEESRIPLDDALTEDDIKEIIEAYCKELSQDLLPIVLTLWKSKELTTVSSILQFVRNEVDKVEKVCSTDNLECFKEELKRSTSLKNPEEDSKLFEKKVRDLLNNISKVYGITYVHPRGKRIEVSGKSTVIGLFFIIDEQAYIGDVVFTNDGEIHNKDEISLLKDVEEIEHEKKVYKVRAKFLITNSNFGIDGVKVLNIPTLEVVKILNGDVFLLEERIKILFEDFITPNIQGESNNKVIT; translated from the coding sequence ATGGTATGTGAAATACCTAGGGTAACCGTTACGACCTGGTCTTCTAAGGGAGTGATATTAGTAGGTCCTACTTATAGAAAGTATTTGGAAAAAGCACTATTGGTCATTAAGAATCACGAAGTAGCATCAGTGGTAGGTCAACCAGGTATGGGAAAGACTACTTTACTCAAGAAAATCGAAGAAGTGTCTAGTAAAGAGGACATGCCCATATACTTAGACTTAGCCAACAAGGAAAGTATTGATAAAGAATTTTGGACAAAATTGAACGTATTTTCCCTAAAGAATAGGGCGCTTTCTGTTCTCTCTCAGAACAAATCAAAATTTGGTTATAGCTTTTGGAAGAGAATTTTAGGAATAAGATTCGAGGAATGGTTAGAAAAGGTTTGTGGAAGGTATGACGACCCCTATCTCAGAATATACTGTATGAGTTACGATAGAAATCTGGACGGAATGATAAATGCTTTACGTGATATCAAAAGTTTTGTAAATCAAAGAAATATAATCTTGCTAATTGATGAAATCAGGGAAAATCATCTAGCTCTATTACATAGGCTCATAAACGCTGGTTTAGAAATACCGATTATTATGGCTATACCAACAGATATATATAGTAAAATAAGTGATTTGGCAATTAGAAGAAGGATAGAGGAAAGCAGAATTCCCTTAGATGATGCGTTAACTGAAGATGATATTAAAGAGATCATAGAAGCATATTGTAAAGAATTATCACAAGATCTGTTACCTATAGTATTAACCTTATGGAAAAGCAAAGAACTAACTACTGTAAGCTCTATCCTACAGTTTGTAAGAAATGAAGTAGATAAAGTGGAAAAAGTGTGTAGTACCGATAATCTGGAGTGCTTCAAGGAAGAGCTTAAGAGATCTACAAGCTTAAAGAATCCTGAAGAAGACTCTAAGTTATTTGAAAAGAAAGTAAGGGATCTACTTAACAACATAAGTAAAGTCTATGGTATTACTTACGTTCATCCAAGGGGAAAGAGAATAGAAGTTAGTGGAAAGAGTACTGTAATAGGCTTATTCTTTATAATAGATGAACAAGCCTATATAGGGGATGTGGTATTCACTAATGATGGTGAAATTCATAATAAAGACGAAATCAGTTTGCTTAAAGATGTCGAGGAGATAGAGCACGAGAAGAAAGTCTACAAGGTTAGGGCTAAATTCCTAATAACTAATTCCAATTTCGGCATTGATGGAGTAAAAGTATTGAACATACCTACTCTTGAAGTGGTGAAAATATTAAACGGCGACGTATTTCTATTAGAGGAAAGAATTAAGATTTTGTTCGAGGATTTTATCACGCCGAATATACAAGGTGAATCAAATAATAAAGTAATTACATAA
- a CDS encoding MarR family transcriptional regulator, with product MTPAQKRILGLVKKPKTFTELKRLTGLTDAGLYKAIKGLEKQNYIKKTEMGYIITPEGMKALGYNVVEREGIVIIYENLERDDVEKLYEVIKNIKNKSNFSIYIYKSEEEEEKIIKEIARIYSTAVLFPELFTKQ from the coding sequence TTGACACCGGCGCAGAAGAGAATATTGGGTCTAGTGAAAAAGCCTAAAACATTTACTGAATTAAAGAGACTCACTGGTTTAACAGATGCTGGTTTATATAAGGCTATAAAGGGTTTAGAGAAGCAAAACTACATAAAGAAGACTGAAATGGGATATATTATAACGCCAGAAGGTATGAAGGCATTAGGGTATAATGTAGTTGAACGTGAGGGAATAGTGATTATATATGAAAACTTGGAGAGGGATGATGTTGAGAAATTATATGAAGTTATTAAGAATATTAAAAATAAATCGAATTTTAGCATTTATATTTATAAAAGCGAGGAAGAGGAAGAAAAAATCATCAAGGAGATAGCCAGAATTTATAGTACAGCTGTGTTATTCCCTGAACTCTTTACCAAACAATAA
- a CDS encoding FeoC-like transcriptional regulator, whose protein sequence is MKINSGSKDDLLKFIVDKYNTTNKPISLSEIKRKFKDDTLNQLLEGLEREGKIEKVESRGKISYKPMIEKDDIKEQLKIIRDEIRRMNDLLHKLLENSREISTRDFDEAYERIKDSLDYAPLERIRIELGMSKEEFYSKFRKHVEENYDLIAGGEEGFVRRGSLYGIIKRRR, encoded by the coding sequence ATGAAGATAAACAGTGGCAGTAAAGATGACTTACTTAAATTTATAGTCGATAAGTATAACACAACTAACAAACCCATTTCTTTATCAGAAATTAAGAGGAAATTTAAGGATGATACGCTTAATCAACTATTAGAAGGGTTAGAAAGAGAAGGTAAAATAGAAAAGGTTGAAAGCAGAGGTAAGATAAGTTACAAACCTATGATAGAAAAAGACGATATTAAAGAACAACTCAAAATTATAAGGGACGAGATACGTAGGATGAATGACTTACTTCATAAATTACTCGAAAATAGTAGGGAAATAAGTACAAGGGATTTCGACGAAGCCTATGAGAGAATTAAAGACTCTCTTGATTATGCCCCCTTAGAGAGAATAAGGATAGAGTTAGGAATGTCTAAGGAAGAGTTCTACTCAAAATTTAGAAAACATGTCGAGGAAAATTATGATCTTATAGCTGGGGGAGAAGAGGGATTTGTTAGAAGAGGATCTCTTTATGGAATAATAAAGAGGAGGAGATAA
- a CDS encoding NAD(P)/FAD-dependent oxidoreductase, with translation MIVIVGGGFSGNSAHNQNKDSIIIDRKDYFLLTPWLIDFICGMKTLNDIIIKYKNVIVGELEKIDFNDKKIILSNSKEIRYDKLILALGHHQNLPRLKGPREYAHKIETLQDAFYLKKRLNEVKDIAIVGGGATGVELAGNIRGKRVTLIQRRNRLLPTMTTASSKKAEEILNELGVNLMLGVEAIEVLKDGVLTSHGKVKSELTIFAGGLKGPQIIDTLQHANKNHRMIVDRYLKSVEHKDVYGAGDCITFEDSDIPMSADVAVSSGKIAMRNALGEEIKFEPKRSATIIRIRDEFFGDFGNNYVEGNFAKLLRSIAYAESLLLPSKESFNTKI, from the coding sequence ATGATAGTGATCGTTGGAGGTGGATTTAGTGGCAACTCTGCACATAATCAAAACAAAGACTCAATAATAATTGATAGAAAAGACTACTTTTTACTTACTCCTTGGCTAATAGATTTCATTTGTGGAATGAAGACTCTTAACGATATAATAATTAAATATAAAAATGTGATAGTTGGAGAGTTGGAAAAAATTGATTTTAACGATAAGAAAATTATCCTAAGTAATAGTAAGGAGATACGTTACGATAAGTTGATTTTGGCACTAGGTCATCATCAGAACTTGCCAAGACTTAAGGGTCCAAGAGAATATGCTCACAAAATCGAGACACTACAAGACGCATTTTACCTTAAGAAGAGATTGAATGAAGTAAAGGATATTGCAATAGTAGGTGGAGGAGCTACTGGAGTAGAATTAGCTGGCAATATAAGAGGGAAAAGAGTAACGCTAATACAGAGAAGAAATAGACTTCTCCCCACTATGACTACAGCTTCGTCTAAGAAAGCTGAGGAAATACTAAATGAATTAGGGGTTAATTTAATGCTGGGTGTTGAAGCTATTGAGGTATTAAAAGATGGCGTATTAACTTCGCACGGGAAAGTGAAGTCTGAACTAACTATTTTTGCTGGAGGATTAAAGGGGCCGCAGATAATTGACACTTTACAACATGCAAACAAAAATCATAGAATGATAGTGGATAGATACCTTAAATCCGTGGAGCATAAAGACGTATATGGTGCAGGAGACTGTATTACCTTTGAAGACTCTGACATTCCTATGTCTGCAGATGTAGCAGTATCTTCTGGCAAAATTGCAATGAGGAACGCTTTAGGAGAGGAAATAAAGTTTGAGCCTAAAAGGAGCGCAACTATAATAAGAATTAGGGACGAATTCTTTGGAGATTTTGGAAATAACTATGTTGAAGGAAACTTTGCTAAGTTACTTAGGAGTATAGCCTACGCGGAGTCATTACTATTACCAAGTAAAGAAAGCTTTAATACAAAGATTTGA
- a CDS encoding glycosyltransferase family 4 protein → MDLLIINHRDLKHPKAGGAEEVIYQISRRLVKKGINVTWLAEQVDGLKREEIIDDIRIIRKGNSLTLHLFSLREAKKHDIVIDSVAHAVPFYSFLVNKRNIALVHHVHQEVVKYELNWFLSKVVSTLERDIRNYNNVISVSNTTKKDLIEKLKVGEEKIKVIYNGIDHNKYKPGKKSDEPFILWIGRLKNYKNPLDAIEIAKRAKVKLVMAGGGELENIIRNKIREVNGDYLGKIPEEEKIRLYQSSWVTLVTSFIEGWSMVTLEANSCGTPVIGYNRGSLPEIIKEGVNGYIIRYKDVEKAAEIIKELLRNESELKRLWKSSYEESLLYDWDKSANEYYEYLRSFSEK, encoded by the coding sequence ATGGATTTATTGATAATAAACCATAGAGACTTAAAACATCCTAAGGCGGGTGGAGCTGAGGAAGTAATCTATCAAATTTCTAGGAGATTAGTTAAAAAAGGGATTAATGTAACCTGGTTAGCGGAGCAGGTAGATGGATTAAAGAGAGAAGAAATTATTGACGATATAAGAATAATTAGAAAAGGAAATAGTTTAACGCTTCACTTATTTTCCTTAAGGGAAGCTAAAAAACATGATATAGTCATTGATAGTGTAGCTCATGCTGTGCCATTTTATTCGTTTCTCGTGAATAAAAGGAACATAGCTCTGGTTCATCATGTCCATCAAGAGGTCGTGAAATACGAGCTAAACTGGTTTTTATCAAAGGTTGTATCTACGTTAGAGCGTGATATTAGGAATTACAATAATGTGATTTCAGTTTCAAACACGACCAAGAAAGATCTAATAGAGAAATTAAAGGTTGGAGAAGAGAAGATTAAGGTGATCTATAATGGTATAGATCATAATAAATATAAACCGGGGAAAAAATCTGATGAACCATTTATACTTTGGATTGGTAGGTTAAAGAACTATAAAAATCCTTTAGATGCCATTGAAATTGCAAAAAGAGCAAAAGTTAAGCTAGTAATGGCTGGAGGAGGAGAGTTGGAAAACATTATTAGAAACAAAATAAGAGAAGTTAACGGTGACTATTTAGGTAAGATACCAGAGGAGGAGAAGATCAGATTATATCAGTCATCCTGGGTTACATTAGTTACCTCATTTATAGAGGGTTGGAGTATGGTTACTTTAGAGGCTAATTCATGTGGAACACCAGTAATAGGTTACAATAGAGGCTCATTACCAGAGATAATTAAAGAAGGAGTAAACGGCTATATAATTAGGTATAAGGATGTGGAAAAAGCTGCTGAAATCATCAAAGAATTGTTAAGGAACGAGAGCGAGTTAAAGAGGCTATGGAAGAGTAGTTATGAGGAATCCCTGCTTTATGATTGGGATAAGTCTGCCAATGAATATTATGAGTATTTAAGAAGTTTTTCTGAAAAATAA
- a CDS encoding encapsulin: MFSNDPSTLTRKEKFDKEEVSRAIRNAIAAEIDAINFYLQQNRYIEDEKLRKVHEDITKEEMTHFGEFLRLLYQVSPEDFEYFKKGWEEASKLIGEVRPLTLSSPENVSKNEGINTNNEGFQSWIFEGINSSRVVRDIGNLIRWNSTTIPYSEITLSEDSVSQEKKLSVYDLTYISLEVRYYLGQLTEKRRVSILAGHRFGRMENLVLLKEHPLSPLKLGITVKASDWSQTGNILNDVLKSYEVLAKDGFGKGIFILISPSNYAKAFRTIDRAGTLEIEMIKSLGSVIPTDVVEDNEIYVISKFGFDILLYSDITIEPLGKEKDYDAYLISEQLAPRLVSRNAACVIRQ, from the coding sequence TTGTTCTCTAATGACCCATCGACACTAACTAGGAAGGAGAAGTTTGATAAAGAGGAGGTTTCTAGAGCAATAAGGAACGCAATTGCAGCAGAAATAGATGCAATAAATTTCTATCTTCAACAAAACAGATACATAGAAGACGAGAAGCTTAGAAAAGTACATGAGGATATAACTAAAGAAGAGATGACTCACTTTGGAGAATTCCTAAGACTATTATACCAAGTCTCTCCTGAAGATTTTGAGTATTTTAAGAAAGGTTGGGAAGAGGCGTCAAAGCTTATTGGAGAAGTTAGACCTTTAACCCTTTCATCCCCAGAGAACGTGAGTAAAAATGAGGGAATCAATACGAATAATGAAGGGTTTCAAAGTTGGATATTTGAAGGGATTAATTCTAGTAGGGTAGTTAGGGATATAGGAAATTTGATTAGATGGAATTCTACAACCATACCGTATTCAGAAATAACATTAAGTGAAGATAGTGTATCACAGGAAAAGAAATTATCAGTATATGATTTGACCTATATTTCCCTTGAAGTAAGGTATTATTTAGGTCAACTGACCGAAAAAAGAAGGGTATCAATATTAGCAGGTCATAGATTTGGGAGGATGGAAAACCTGGTTCTCCTTAAGGAACACCCGCTTTCCCCATTAAAGTTGGGCATTACAGTTAAAGCATCAGACTGGAGTCAAACTGGAAACATACTCAACGATGTATTAAAATCGTACGAAGTTTTAGCTAAAGATGGTTTTGGTAAAGGAATTTTTATTCTAATTTCCCCATCCAATTACGCTAAGGCATTTAGGACTATAGATCGTGCTGGGACTTTAGAAATAGAGATGATAAAAAGCTTAGGAAGTGTTATTCCAACTGATGTGGTTGAAGATAATGAGATATACGTTATAAGTAAATTTGGTTTTGACATTCTATTATATTCTGATATAACAATAGAGCCTTTAGGAAAGGAAAAGGATTATGACGCTTATCTGATTTCAGAACAATTAGCTCCTAGACTTGTAAGTAGGAACGCAGCTTGCGTAATCAGACAATAG
- a CDS encoding hotdog domain-containing protein produces MQILARYKMFKLENYYSVLPWHVNHFNSLHGGIYMSWLIDTGGLLMSNISRGNYVLASLDYLYLYKSGRLGDVLRIIAEATAWWKSSVEIKVKACLKKGEKEEVGAISLMTFVAVDETGRPRNLSIPPKYDEEAEKRRERRLKRKIADMGDQEDLVPFTTFSRSYIRTIYPEHAFTSGILYAGKMYTMLDEALAIVAKIYSRGNVLTVSAGNANFLIPVRIGDILEIQGAVEYVGNTSIDVGAKVFSIDYRKGEKKLVTKTVFSFVSVDDEGKPKTLPKFTPSSEKEKKLLEARLVEREERLRISKALREEIC; encoded by the coding sequence ATGCAAATATTAGCTAGATATAAAATGTTTAAACTAGAAAATTATTACAGTGTCTTACCTTGGCACGTAAATCATTTCAACAGCTTACATGGGGGAATTTATATGAGTTGGCTTATAGATACTGGCGGTCTTTTGATGAGTAATATAAGCAGAGGAAATTATGTATTAGCATCACTAGACTATTTATACTTATATAAATCGGGCAGATTAGGAGATGTTCTAAGAATAATAGCTGAAGCAACAGCTTGGTGGAAATCATCGGTTGAAATTAAGGTTAAAGCTTGTTTAAAGAAAGGGGAAAAGGAGGAGGTAGGAGCTATAAGCTTGATGACATTTGTAGCAGTAGATGAAACTGGGAGACCTAGGAATCTATCTATTCCTCCAAAATATGACGAAGAAGCAGAAAAGAGAAGGGAAAGAAGACTGAAAAGAAAAATAGCCGATATGGGTGATCAAGAAGACTTAGTTCCCTTTACCACGTTTAGCAGGAGTTATATTAGAACAATATATCCTGAACATGCGTTTACATCTGGAATACTTTACGCCGGAAAAATGTACACTATGTTAGATGAAGCCTTAGCTATCGTAGCAAAAATTTACTCAAGGGGAAACGTGTTAACTGTTAGTGCAGGAAATGCCAACTTTTTAATACCAGTAAGGATAGGGGATATTCTTGAAATACAAGGAGCTGTAGAATACGTTGGAAATACTTCAATTGATGTTGGTGCAAAAGTATTTTCTATAGATTATCGTAAAGGTGAGAAGAAATTAGTTACTAAAACTGTCTTCTCCTTCGTGAGTGTAGATGATGAAGGAAAACCAAAAACCTTACCTAAGTTTACTCCATCTAGCGAAAAGGAAAAGAAGTTGCTTGAGGCTAGACTAGTTGAAAGAGAGGAGAGACTAAGGATATCCAAAGCTTTGCGTGAAGAAATTTGCTAA